Proteins from a genomic interval of Anatilimnocola floriformis:
- a CDS encoding polysaccharide biosynthesis protein has translation MQQKILLAFAHLFAFAAAFAIAVALRFEFHVPAAIASQLMVAGVVVVGWKLVVFYAARQYRTWWRHFAFADLYRLTAAATVSVILLMALRQFGWLPGSPARSVLLLDFMVTVMLVGGLRCSWRAGEELMSPIWQRTRYRRALLVGASPTDKLLALHLQLRPELPFRICGHVDENSRWLGHSFGGVSVLGAIIDLTEIAAKNGTTDIIAITGSLSGKRMQFVRQKCEAAGLTLHLIPPLSQLLSEHQQLPLRPIEVDKLLQRPTVKLDELGIRGTIAGKVIAVTGAGGSIGSEICRQLLAFHPAKMILVDQSEPSLYSIDMEMRRLKSATQIVPFLGDCTDSVRMSTLFRTHQPDVVFHVAAHKHVPMLESHVGEAVKNNVFGTANLVELSEQFGVAQFVYISTDKAVKPTSIMGVTKHLAERYVLAMAEEGAGRYVAVRFGNVLGSAGSVVPLFQEQIRRGGPITITHPDMERFFMTTAEAAQLVLQANALGKGGEIFVLDMGEPVKIVDLAREMIRMSGLPEHAIDITFCGTRPGEKLYEELYFDDEVRLPTPHQKLFSAQHRPIARTTMLRCLEELHPLVDGDQEELIDALQRWVPEYRRTPAGAVIAKPSEQSVPLSPQRIERWEIKAPLTAESPVSQSSLKSH, from the coding sequence ATGCAGCAAAAGATCTTGCTGGCTTTTGCTCATCTATTTGCGTTTGCAGCGGCCTTTGCGATTGCTGTGGCGTTACGTTTTGAATTTCATGTGCCGGCTGCAATCGCCTCACAATTAATGGTCGCTGGTGTGGTTGTGGTCGGCTGGAAGTTGGTCGTGTTCTATGCAGCACGACAGTATCGCACTTGGTGGCGACATTTCGCCTTTGCTGATCTCTATCGCCTCACGGCAGCGGCCACCGTCAGCGTGATCCTGCTGATGGCACTGCGACAATTTGGCTGGTTGCCGGGTTCGCCGGCTCGGTCGGTGCTGCTGCTCGACTTCATGGTGACGGTGATGTTGGTCGGCGGTTTGCGTTGCAGCTGGCGAGCTGGTGAAGAACTGATGTCGCCGATCTGGCAGCGAACTCGCTACCGTCGCGCATTGCTCGTCGGGGCGAGTCCCACGGATAAACTACTCGCGCTGCATCTGCAGCTGCGACCTGAATTGCCGTTTCGCATTTGCGGTCACGTCGATGAAAACTCGCGCTGGCTGGGCCACTCGTTTGGCGGTGTGTCGGTGCTCGGCGCGATCATCGATCTGACGGAAATCGCGGCCAAAAACGGCACTACCGACATCATTGCCATCACCGGCAGCCTCTCAGGAAAGCGGATGCAGTTCGTGCGGCAAAAATGCGAAGCGGCTGGACTGACGCTGCATTTGATTCCGCCATTGAGCCAACTTCTCAGCGAACATCAGCAGTTGCCGTTGCGGCCGATTGAGGTCGACAAGCTGCTGCAACGGCCAACGGTGAAGCTCGACGAGCTGGGCATTCGTGGCACGATCGCTGGTAAGGTGATCGCAGTGACTGGCGCCGGCGGCAGCATCGGCTCGGAGATTTGCCGGCAGTTGCTCGCCTTTCATCCGGCGAAGATGATTCTCGTCGATCAGAGCGAACCGAGTTTGTACTCGATCGATATGGAAATGCGACGGCTGAAGTCGGCGACGCAGATCGTGCCATTCCTCGGCGATTGCACCGATAGCGTTCGCATGTCGACGCTGTTTCGCACGCATCAACCGGATGTCGTCTTTCACGTCGCAGCCCACAAGCACGTGCCGATGCTCGAGTCGCACGTCGGCGAAGCGGTAAAGAACAACGTCTTTGGCACGGCCAACCTCGTGGAATTGTCGGAGCAGTTCGGCGTCGCGCAGTTTGTCTATATCTCAACCGACAAAGCCGTGAAGCCGACCAGCATCATGGGCGTGACGAAGCACCTAGCCGAACGCTATGTGCTGGCGATGGCCGAAGAAGGGGCCGGCCGTTACGTCGCCGTTCGCTTCGGCAATGTGCTGGGTTCGGCGGGAAGCGTCGTGCCGTTGTTTCAAGAACAGATTCGCCGCGGTGGTCCGATCACGATCACGCACCCGGATATGGAACGCTTCTTCATGACCACGGCCGAAGCTGCACAACTCGTGCTGCAAGCCAACGCTCTCGGCAAGGGTGGCGAGATCTTCGTGCTCGATATGGGCGAGCCGGTGAAAATTGTCGATCTGGCCCGCGAGATGATTCGCATGTCGGGCTTGCCCGAACATGCGATCGATATCACGTTCTGCGGCACTCGTCCCGGCGAAAAACTCTACGAAGAGCTGTACTTCGACGATGAAGTGCGACTCCCCACGCCGCATCAAAAACTGTTCTCGGCCCAGCATCGGCCGATCGCACGAACCACCATGCTCCGCTGCCTCGAGGAGTTGCATCCGCTGGTTGATGGCGATCAGGAGGAATTGATCGACGCGTTGCAGCGCTGGGTTCCGGAATATCGACGAACTCCCGCGGGCGCCGTGATTGCGAAACCTTCGGAGCAAAGCGTGCCGCTTTCTCCACAACGTATCGAACGTTGGGAGATCAAGGCGCCGCTCACTGCCGAGTCCCCCGTTTCTCAGTCATCGCTCAAGTCTCACTAG
- a CDS encoding DegT/DnrJ/EryC1/StrS family aminotransferase, with amino-acid sequence MSKSFPAVLGGPPASERPVPFVRPLLPSYEAIEPGVRNLFSTGQLTKGPCLGRFEDAIAEHLGVRHAIGVSSCTTGLMLAYKCAGLEGDVVVPSFTFMATVSALVWAGLQPVYADVDLHTATLDIRAVEQAITPRTSAIVAVHTFGNPASITALQNLAQRRGLKLIFDAAHGFGSMYRGARLGSQGDAQVFSLSPTKLLIAGEGGIVTTNDDELAIKIRYAREYGNDGSYDSVLVGFNARMAEFNALLGLQSLSLLEHEAQRRNELATLYMSELEGVPGIEFVRVQPGNRCSYKDFSLLINEAAFGLNRDQLAIALQAENIDSRKYYFPAVHRQTAYQDIPANEAELPNTCILADNSLSVPLYSQLTETQVVRIAGAIKRLQEWAPHVRVNLALRDADSAGALATDRK; translated from the coding sequence ATGTCGAAAAGTTTCCCTGCTGTGTTAGGTGGCCCTCCGGCCAGCGAACGTCCCGTTCCTTTTGTGCGACCGTTGCTCCCGAGCTACGAAGCAATCGAGCCAGGGGTTCGCAATCTGTTTTCCACCGGTCAGTTGACCAAAGGCCCTTGCCTGGGGCGTTTCGAAGATGCGATCGCCGAACACCTGGGCGTTCGTCACGCGATTGGCGTGTCGAGCTGCACGACTGGCTTGATGCTCGCGTACAAGTGCGCCGGCCTCGAAGGGGACGTCGTCGTACCGAGCTTTACCTTCATGGCTACCGTCAGCGCACTGGTGTGGGCCGGTTTGCAGCCGGTGTATGCCGACGTTGATCTGCACACGGCTACCCTCGACATTCGTGCAGTCGAACAAGCGATCACGCCGCGTACTTCTGCCATCGTGGCCGTTCATACGTTCGGCAATCCAGCCTCGATCACGGCCTTACAGAACCTGGCTCAGCGCCGCGGCTTGAAGTTGATCTTCGATGCCGCGCACGGTTTCGGCTCGATGTATCGCGGTGCTCGTTTGGGCAGCCAAGGTGACGCACAGGTCTTCAGCCTCAGTCCCACCAAGTTGCTCATCGCCGGCGAAGGCGGCATTGTCACGACGAACGACGACGAACTGGCCATCAAAATTCGTTACGCCCGGGAGTACGGCAACGACGGCAGCTACGACAGCGTGCTGGTCGGCTTCAATGCCCGCATGGCTGAATTCAACGCGCTACTCGGCCTGCAGAGCTTGTCGCTGCTCGAACATGAAGCGCAACGGCGCAATGAGCTCGCCACGCTCTACATGAGCGAATTGGAAGGAGTGCCGGGGATCGAGTTCGTCCGGGTGCAGCCCGGCAATCGCTGCTCGTACAAGGACTTCTCGCTGCTGATCAACGAAGCGGCCTTTGGTTTGAATCGCGATCAATTGGCCATCGCGCTGCAAGCCGAGAACATCGACAGCCGCAAGTATTACTTCCCTGCCGTGCATCGTCAGACCGCATATCAGGACATTCCTGCCAATGAAGCCGAGCTGCCGAACACTTGCATCCTGGCCGACAACAGCTTGAGCGTGCCGTTGTATTCGCAGCTGACCGAAACGCAGGTCGTGCGCATCGCCGGTGCGATCAAGCGGTTGCAGGAATGGGCGCCGCACGTGCGCGTGAACCTCGCACTGCGTGATGCCGATTCGGCTGGAGCGCTGGCCACGGACCGCAAGTAA
- a CDS encoding response regulator transcription factor: MSNNMLTFAATSPIVARGNSCVHIVDDDDHFRDALALLLEASGYEAATYRSAEHFLSLYHPRDIECLLLDLRMPGLSGIEMQPELTQRHIHLPVIVISAFAETPSVVQAIRNGAVDFVEKPIEEAVLIEKVNRALIADRRKKADKGDLHIRLHRLSEREIQVMNGFLEARNTFEIARDLGISPKTVEKHRLRIFEKLDVSSVPELMCLMSKHDQP, from the coding sequence ATGAGCAATAACATGCTGACGTTTGCCGCCACATCTCCGATCGTCGCGCGTGGTAACTCGTGCGTGCACATCGTGGATGACGACGATCATTTCCGCGATGCGCTGGCGTTGCTGCTCGAAGCCTCGGGTTACGAAGCGGCTACCTATCGCTCGGCGGAGCATTTTCTGTCGCTCTATCATCCGCGCGACATCGAATGCCTGCTGCTCGATCTGCGTATGCCCGGCCTCAGCGGCATCGAGATGCAGCCGGAACTGACTCAACGGCACATACACTTGCCAGTGATTGTCATCTCGGCGTTTGCTGAGACTCCGTCAGTCGTTCAAGCGATCCGCAACGGCGCGGTCGACTTTGTCGAAAAGCCGATCGAAGAAGCGGTTCTGATCGAAAAGGTCAATCGCGCGCTGATCGCCGATCGCCGCAAGAAAGCCGACAAAGGGGATCTTCACATCCGCCTTCATCGGCTGAGCGAGCGCGAGATCCAAGTCATGAACGGATTTCTCGAAGCGCGCAATACCTTCGAAATCGCGCGCGATTTGGGAATCAGTCCGAAAACAGTCGAGAAGCACCGCTTGCGAATTTTCGAGAAACTCGACGTCAGCAGTGTGCCGGAACTCATGTGCTTGATGTCAAAGCATGATCAGCCTTGA
- a CDS encoding glycosyltransferase family 4 protein, with product MRLSITSDYRFAQTPDGTIWTDGPCHHAHWTRYLSVFGAVNVLARVRDVETADARWQRANGELVRFSRLPHYAGPWQYLWKSWRVCAAACAAVKDDDALILNVPGQIASCVQDVLRTGRPYGLQVLGNPHDVFAPGVVRHPARPFIRWWSSRRLRKQSSRATAALYVTERTLQQSYPCPAAEFGVSDVDLPPEAFRSRTITETRPFMIATVGTMSQMYKGFDVLIGALANCSSDIRLVIVGDGKFRPVLEEQVAAAKLQDRVEFRGQMPTGEPIRQVLDGADLFVLPSRTEGLPRALVEAMARGLPCLASNVGGIPELLAAEDLLPPGDAAALEAAIQQVANDRDRQQQMSDRNLRRAKDFQAETLQTRRQTYWQHLCERTAEYQRRATTLSLQEAR from the coding sequence ATGAGATTGTCGATCACTTCGGACTACCGCTTTGCTCAAACGCCAGACGGAACCATCTGGACGGATGGCCCCTGCCATCACGCCCACTGGACGCGTTACCTGTCTGTGTTCGGCGCGGTGAACGTGCTGGCTCGCGTGCGCGATGTCGAAACCGCTGATGCACGTTGGCAGCGTGCGAACGGCGAACTCGTTCGCTTCTCGCGTTTGCCACACTACGCGGGGCCCTGGCAGTATCTGTGGAAGTCGTGGCGAGTGTGCGCTGCGGCCTGTGCTGCTGTGAAGGACGATGATGCGTTGATCTTGAATGTGCCCGGGCAGATCGCCAGTTGCGTGCAAGATGTGCTGCGAACAGGCCGGCCCTACGGACTGCAGGTGCTTGGTAATCCGCACGATGTGTTCGCTCCGGGCGTGGTGCGACATCCCGCGCGGCCGTTCATTCGCTGGTGGAGCTCGCGCCGGCTGCGCAAGCAATCGTCCCGCGCTACGGCTGCTCTGTACGTGACCGAGCGGACGCTGCAACAAAGCTACCCCTGTCCGGCCGCAGAGTTCGGCGTGTCCGATGTCGACTTACCGCCGGAAGCGTTTCGCAGTCGCACGATCACCGAAACGCGACCATTCATGATCGCGACGGTCGGCACGATGTCGCAAATGTATAAGGGCTTTGATGTGCTGATCGGCGCGCTCGCGAACTGCTCGAGTGACATTCGCCTCGTGATCGTCGGCGACGGCAAGTTCCGTCCCGTACTCGAAGAACAAGTCGCCGCGGCCAAGCTGCAGGACCGCGTAGAATTTCGCGGCCAAATGCCGACCGGCGAACCGATCCGACAAGTGCTCGACGGCGCGGACCTTTTCGTCCTGCCGTCGCGCACCGAGGGACTACCTCGCGCCTTGGTCGAAGCCATGGCGCGGGGTCTCCCTTGTTTAGCGTCGAATGTCGGTGGCATTCCTGAACTGCTCGCCGCTGAAGATCTGTTGCCGCCGGGCGATGCCGCCGCGCTCGAAGCTGCCATTCAGCAAGTCGCCAATGATCGCGACCGCCAGCAGCAAATGAGCGATCGTAACCTTCGCCGCGCGAAAGACTTTCAAGCCGAAACGCTGCAGACACGCCGCCAGACTTACTGGCAACACTTGTGCGAGCGAACGGCTGAATATCAGCGCCGAGCCACCACACTTTCGCTGCAGGAGGCCCGTTAA
- a CDS encoding GumC family protein, giving the protein MINTFWQPLLRIANRMKWPMLVVWLVVVVVGYIGLKFTPSVFRSEGKLLVRLGRENVSVDPTANLGNGQITAVPVTRELELNTVVETLRGRSLLERVVDEVGPETILRDQFHWSEAILPQRLSPRERALAKLTKMIDVAVVRKSSMVKVACDARDAKLARRCATLFIDSFLSHHRQLNRNPAAHGFFAEQTRVALESLKGAEEKYLQFKNETDVVSIEEQKRLLLGTCDQLSREVQTARTEYGEAQAAIEGLRKHLKSIPERHATVTTRGLSNQAADSIRDQLYTLQLREQELSSKFTDNDIRLQQVREQIKSAEKIYRSEARDRSTTEEGRSRAYEEAEILLVNRETAARALTARIASREPQLAAAQARLQTLNNAESQHERLVREVDIQRETYLRYAQSLEQARIDELLATQRITNISIADEPSLNNKSVFPNRPVIVTVIIICATFLAAAFGMAWDQISPPPQRQASFDSLSSVHLSTLHPEPTAFRSSDVLC; this is encoded by the coding sequence ATGATCAACACCTTTTGGCAACCATTGCTTCGCATCGCCAATCGTATGAAGTGGCCGATGCTGGTCGTGTGGCTGGTGGTGGTCGTGGTGGGCTACATCGGTTTGAAGTTCACGCCATCGGTGTTTCGCTCCGAAGGAAAGCTGCTCGTCCGACTCGGGCGCGAAAACGTCAGCGTCGATCCCACGGCGAATCTCGGTAACGGCCAAATCACGGCAGTGCCAGTGACGCGCGAGTTGGAACTCAACACCGTGGTCGAAACACTGCGTGGCCGATCGCTGCTGGAACGCGTGGTGGATGAAGTCGGACCCGAGACGATTCTGCGCGATCAGTTTCACTGGTCGGAAGCGATTCTGCCGCAGCGACTCTCGCCCCGCGAACGAGCGTTGGCCAAGCTCACGAAAATGATCGACGTGGCCGTGGTACGGAAGTCGAGCATGGTCAAAGTTGCCTGCGACGCTCGCGATGCCAAGCTGGCTCGCCGCTGTGCAACGCTGTTTATCGACAGTTTTCTCAGCCATCACCGGCAACTCAATCGCAACCCCGCGGCGCATGGCTTTTTCGCCGAGCAAACCCGCGTGGCGCTCGAAAGTCTCAAAGGAGCTGAAGAGAAATACCTGCAATTCAAAAATGAAACCGACGTCGTCTCGATCGAAGAGCAAAAGCGTTTGCTGCTCGGCACCTGCGATCAACTGTCCCGGGAAGTGCAAACCGCACGCACGGAATATGGCGAGGCCCAAGCGGCAATCGAGGGGCTGCGCAAGCACTTGAAATCGATTCCCGAACGCCACGCGACCGTCACCACGCGCGGCCTTTCGAATCAGGCCGCCGATTCGATTCGCGATCAGCTGTACACGCTGCAACTTCGCGAGCAGGAGCTCAGCAGCAAGTTCACCGACAACGACATTCGCTTGCAGCAAGTTCGCGAGCAGATTAAGTCGGCTGAAAAGATCTATCGCAGTGAAGCCCGCGATCGGAGCACGACGGAAGAAGGACGCAGCCGAGCTTACGAAGAGGCCGAGATCTTGCTGGTGAATCGCGAAACGGCTGCACGAGCGCTGACGGCTCGCATTGCTTCGCGTGAGCCGCAGCTGGCCGCAGCTCAAGCACGGCTGCAGACGCTCAACAACGCCGAGTCTCAGCACGAACGACTGGTGCGGGAAGTGGACATTCAGCGCGAAACGTACCTGCGCTACGCCCAAAGCTTGGAGCAGGCTCGCATCGATGAGCTGCTTGCCACTCAACGGATCACCAACATCAGCATCGCCGACGAACCGTCGCTCAATAACAAGTCGGTCTTTCCGAATCGGCCTGTGATTGTGACGGTCATTATCATCTGCGCGACTTTCCTGGCCGCTGCGTTCGGCATGGCGTGGGATCAAATCTCACCGCCGCCGCAACGCCAAGCCTCGTTTGATTCTTTGTCTTCAGTCCACCTGTCCACTCTTCACCCCGAACCCACGGCCTTTAGGAGCTCCGATGTACTCTGCTAA
- a CDS encoding lipopolysaccharide biosynthesis protein yields the protein MIGSSGRTSTSKTVSSNAAWLLVGNAMFAFGQYGVVILIARWGTAEMLGRFALATAIVTPIVLLSNCALRTIQATDVQSQFTFGDYAGFRLVGLTLTIAVVAGIGTRYDLATWQLLLAVLLGKVLESIGDLLQGALQRRERMDVVGFSQLIKGIGSLTVFAVGFAFTGNVFAALIAAAVVSGAFVIGYDLPAAWSEWRLDLGASEVRKHVLPRLSLTQQYSLAKLALPMGVTVMLGSLLVSIPRFVIEGSLGAAELGVFAALSWLTLLGNLFASAVAHASLPPMSRYYAAGQTEKLQNYLNTLLLWGTIGGAVACLATALAARPIVALILGHEYAQHSFTLLLLVASMGVGLAICFLDHALYAARKFQVQVPLNIVGCLATAAGCWLAVPRYGLPGVAATICLVSIALAGSRWIIVQRTLRSTSPELADVVSLEATP from the coding sequence ATGATCGGATCGTCAGGACGAACGTCGACTAGCAAAACCGTCAGCAGCAATGCCGCCTGGCTGCTGGTCGGGAATGCTATGTTCGCGTTCGGACAATACGGCGTGGTCATTCTCATTGCCCGCTGGGGAACGGCGGAAATGCTCGGCCGCTTCGCATTAGCGACGGCCATCGTGACGCCGATCGTGTTGCTCTCGAATTGTGCGCTGCGGACCATTCAAGCTACCGACGTGCAGTCGCAGTTCACCTTCGGCGACTACGCGGGTTTTCGCCTGGTCGGCCTCACGCTGACGATCGCGGTGGTGGCTGGCATCGGCACGCGTTACGACCTGGCAACCTGGCAACTGCTGCTGGCCGTGCTGCTCGGCAAGGTGCTGGAATCGATCGGCGATCTGTTGCAAGGCGCATTGCAACGTCGTGAGCGGATGGATGTGGTTGGCTTTTCGCAGCTGATCAAGGGCATCGGCTCGCTGACGGTCTTCGCGGTCGGCTTCGCTTTTACCGGCAATGTCTTTGCTGCGTTGATTGCTGCCGCCGTTGTTAGCGGTGCTTTCGTCATCGGCTATGACTTGCCGGCCGCCTGGTCGGAATGGCGACTCGATCTCGGGGCCAGTGAAGTGCGAAAGCACGTCTTGCCGAGGTTGTCGCTCACGCAGCAATACTCGCTCGCCAAGCTAGCGCTGCCGATGGGCGTGACGGTGATGCTCGGTTCGCTCCTCGTCAGTATTCCGCGCTTTGTGATCGAAGGCTCGCTCGGCGCTGCGGAGCTCGGCGTCTTCGCCGCGCTGTCGTGGTTGACCTTGCTCGGCAACTTGTTTGCTTCGGCAGTTGCTCATGCTTCATTGCCGCCGATGTCACGTTATTACGCGGCCGGCCAAACCGAAAAACTACAGAACTACCTGAATACGCTGCTGTTATGGGGTACGATCGGCGGCGCGGTCGCTTGCCTGGCGACCGCGCTCGCCGCGCGTCCCATAGTCGCTCTGATCTTGGGTCACGAGTACGCCCAGCATTCGTTCACGCTGCTGTTGCTCGTTGCTTCGATGGGCGTGGGATTGGCGATCTGCTTTCTCGATCACGCGCTCTACGCGGCCCGCAAGTTTCAGGTGCAAGTGCCACTGAATATCGTCGGCTGCCTGGCGACGGCAGCTGGTTGCTGGCTCGCCGTGCCGCGTTATGGATTGCCGGGCGTAGCCGCCACGATCTGCCTGGTTTCGATCGCACTTGCCGGCAGCCGCTGGATCATTGTGCAACGAACGCTGCGATCGACATCGCCTGAGTTGGCCGATGTGGTCTCGCTGGAGGCCACGCCATGA
- a CDS encoding ATP-binding protein codes for MSTNHGTSTLTPPRSSLTNSPVTERGELAWSLMLRRLPALVWTTDHELNVASAGGIGGEFGRDLQSFVGRPISECLPTDEENDSSVQIAHAQALAGNASSLDYVLNRKAYRLYLEPLSNEGEIVGCVGMAIDITPRKSHDFLMHPTWNSTPDADDASGRGKISKRLSVELEDRRLAEQSLRESHDRLVQLAASIDSAFWIEDRRQRPTGKVIYLSPGYTNIFGLAIDAVLQSDAHAIWNSVHEDDRERVNAIFGGEQNSQSLTADFRICRPDGSLRWIRARAFPVRDAAGQVQRVAGVAEDITRRKEDEDRQRRCERLATLGNFVAGIAHEINNPLGAALSSNQAAMRLLAPGAPPVLKQCLETSLGSIRRCAQIVRSLLRFCRDEPAKQTEFDVRDVIAAAETITRSYAQENQCEIVLKLGCVDLSACGSPLELELVFVNLLRNAVEAKARRVTAECRVIDREIEISICDDGCGIPSEQSWRLGEPFFTTRQKSGGTGLGLTVVHNIVREHAGRIEFIRRERGTLVRCTLPVALSGEHRS; via the coding sequence TTGTCGACGAACCATGGAACATCGACTCTTACTCCGCCGCGGAGTTCGCTGACAAACTCACCGGTCACCGAGCGCGGCGAACTAGCTTGGTCACTGATGCTGCGCCGGCTGCCAGCCCTCGTGTGGACCACCGATCACGAACTGAACGTCGCTTCGGCCGGCGGCATCGGCGGCGAATTTGGCCGTGACCTGCAATCGTTCGTCGGCCGTCCGATTAGCGAATGTCTGCCGACCGATGAAGAAAATGATTCCAGCGTGCAGATCGCGCACGCTCAAGCGCTCGCCGGCAATGCCTCGTCGCTCGACTACGTGCTGAATCGCAAAGCCTATCGGCTGTATCTCGAGCCGTTGTCGAACGAAGGAGAGATCGTCGGTTGCGTCGGCATGGCCATCGACATCACGCCGCGGAAGAGTCACGACTTCCTGATGCATCCGACCTGGAACTCCACGCCCGATGCCGACGATGCTTCGGGGCGTGGCAAAATCAGCAAGCGGTTGAGCGTCGAGCTCGAAGATCGCCGACTCGCCGAACAATCGTTGCGCGAAAGTCACGACCGCCTCGTGCAACTCGCGGCCAGCATCGACTCCGCCTTCTGGATCGAAGATCGCCGTCAACGACCGACCGGCAAGGTGATTTATCTCAGCCCTGGCTACACCAACATCTTCGGCTTGGCGATCGACGCTGTATTGCAGAGCGACGCGCACGCGATCTGGAATTCCGTCCACGAAGACGATCGCGAACGGGTCAATGCGATCTTCGGCGGCGAGCAGAATTCGCAATCGTTGACTGCCGATTTTCGCATCTGTCGGCCGGATGGATCGTTACGCTGGATTCGCGCCCGAGCCTTTCCGGTGCGTGATGCTGCCGGGCAAGTGCAGCGTGTGGCCGGTGTCGCCGAAGACATTACCCGTCGCAAGGAAGACGAAGATCGGCAGCGCCGTTGCGAACGCCTCGCCACGCTCGGCAACTTCGTCGCTGGCATTGCACACGAAATCAACAACCCCCTTGGCGCCGCTTTGTCGTCCAACCAAGCGGCCATGCGATTGCTGGCTCCGGGCGCACCTCCGGTTTTGAAGCAATGCCTCGAAACCAGCCTCGGCAGCATTCGCCGTTGTGCGCAAATCGTCCGCAGCTTGCTCCGCTTCTGCCGCGATGAACCAGCCAAGCAAACCGAGTTCGATGTGCGCGACGTCATTGCCGCGGCAGAGACGATTACTCGCAGCTACGCCCAGGAAAATCAGTGCGAAATCGTCCTCAAGCTCGGCTGCGTTGATCTGTCGGCCTGCGGCAGCCCTCTCGAACTCGAACTGGTGTTTGTCAACTTGCTGCGTAACGCAGTCGAAGCCAAAGCCCGCCGCGTTACTGCCGAATGCCGGGTGATTGATCGCGAGATCGAGATTTCGATCTGCGACGACGGCTGCGGCATTCCCAGCGAACAGTCGTGGCGTTTGGGAGAACCGTTTTTCACCACGCGGCAAAAGTCGGGCGGCACGGGCTTGGGTTTGACCGTCGTGCACAACATTGTGCGCGAGCACGCCGGGCGGATCGAGTTCATTCGTCGAGAGCGAGGAACTTTGGTTCGCTGCACATTGCCCGTAGCTCTCTCTGGAGAGCACCGCTCATGA
- a CDS encoding NeuD/PglB/VioB family sugar acetyltransferase, giving the protein MYSANHRYYNHSGDIFIFGAGGHAKTIASAVKLRGEHRVAAFVVDQVSASMPTQLLGSPVLSLAELQRQRNMPRQFIVGIGDNELRSRKSVELESQGFELVNIAHPFASIGDATVIGRGVFLSSGCSLDPEVTLRDGVIINVHAGVGHETVIGAYTHVSAGALIGAISRVGERCFFGMGSILISEINVGDDSYLGAGSVANKDVPANTIAVGSPARFRSRFAVDTTQPSPTAESELKADHALTSST; this is encoded by the coding sequence ATGTACTCTGCTAATCACCGTTACTACAACCATTCCGGCGACATCTTCATTTTTGGCGCTGGCGGCCATGCCAAGACGATTGCCTCGGCCGTGAAACTTCGCGGCGAACACCGCGTCGCGGCATTCGTTGTCGATCAGGTTTCGGCCTCGATGCCTACACAGTTGTTGGGATCGCCCGTCCTGTCGCTGGCCGAACTGCAACGCCAGCGGAATATGCCGCGACAATTCATCGTCGGAATCGGTGACAACGAACTGCGCAGCAGAAAATCTGTCGAGCTCGAATCGCAGGGCTTTGAGCTAGTGAACATCGCTCATCCTTTTGCCTCGATCGGCGATGCAACGGTCATCGGCCGCGGCGTATTTCTGAGTTCTGGCTGCTCGCTCGATCCAGAAGTGACGTTGCGCGACGGCGTGATCATCAACGTGCACGCTGGCGTTGGTCATGAAACGGTGATCGGCGCTTATACGCATGTGAGTGCCGGCGCGCTGATCGGCGCGATCTCCCGGGTTGGCGAGCGCTGCTTTTTCGGGATGGGATCGATCTTGATTTCGGAGATCAACGTTGGCGACGATTCGTATTTGGGAGCAGGCTCCGTAGCCAACAAGGATGTTCCCGCGAACACGATCGCCGTTGGTTCGCCGGCTCGCTTCCGCTCGCGGTTTGCTGTCGATACAACTCAGCCGTCGCCGACGGCTGAAAGCGAACTCAAGGCTGATCATGCTTTGACATCAAGCACATGA